One genomic region from Nocardioides plantarum encodes:
- a CDS encoding acyl-CoA dehydrogenase family protein, whose product MTTTAVAWPDAGPDVLAPVAEHDDLRAVARAILGKHATIDQVRASVETGGPSGPGPAWGSLTAELGIASIAVPEHLGGAGYGARELGVVLEETGGHLVPDPVLSSAVLGTQALTLADDPTRVASLLADVARGDRLVTVWFGPADAVTAEPADDGWRASGRLDRVLHGGTVDHVVVRAATVEGTVLLVVDVSGDRTERRVVDLTRSQADLDLSAAPARLVVGPRHHAAAWSRLEALRDVAVAAEHTGIVTHLLAMTVDYVGTREQFGRPIGSFQAIKHRLADVLVDRERCCSASRYAAAVLDADPAAAAVPAAVAAAVCSEAVVRTAHEAIQLHGGIGFTWEHPAHLYLRRALGDEGLFGSARDHRSRLASLLDL is encoded by the coding sequence GTGACCACGACCGCGGTGGCCTGGCCCGACGCCGGACCGGACGTGCTGGCGCCGGTCGCCGAGCACGATGACCTACGGGCCGTGGCCCGTGCGATCCTGGGCAAGCACGCCACGATCGACCAGGTCCGCGCGAGCGTCGAGACCGGCGGGCCGAGCGGCCCGGGCCCAGCATGGGGATCGCTGACCGCCGAGCTGGGCATCGCCTCGATCGCGGTTCCCGAGCACCTGGGTGGAGCCGGGTACGGCGCGCGCGAGCTCGGCGTCGTGCTCGAGGAGACCGGCGGTCACCTGGTCCCGGACCCCGTCCTCTCGTCCGCGGTGCTCGGCACCCAGGCCCTCACGCTCGCCGACGACCCGACGAGGGTCGCGTCCCTGCTCGCCGACGTCGCACGGGGCGACCGCCTCGTCACGGTGTGGTTCGGTCCAGCCGATGCGGTGACGGCCGAGCCCGCCGATGACGGCTGGCGTGCCTCCGGCCGTCTCGATCGCGTCCTGCACGGGGGGACCGTCGACCACGTCGTCGTCCGTGCGGCCACGGTGGAGGGGACCGTCCTGCTGGTCGTTGACGTGTCAGGCGACCGCACGGAGAGGAGGGTCGTCGACCTCACCCGCTCCCAGGCCGACCTCGACCTGTCCGCGGCGCCCGCGCGGCTGGTGGTGGGCCCGCGCCATCACGCCGCTGCCTGGTCACGGCTCGAGGCCCTGCGCGACGTCGCAGTCGCGGCCGAGCACACCGGGATCGTCACGCACCTGCTGGCCATGACGGTCGACTACGTCGGCACACGCGAGCAGTTCGGTCGCCCGATCGGCTCCTTCCAGGCGATCAAGCACCGCCTGGCCGACGTCCTGGTCGATCGCGAGCGATGCTGCTCGGCCTCCCGCTACGCCGCTGCCGTCCTCGACGCCGATCCCGCCGCGGCCGCGGTCCCGGCTGCGGTGGCAGCAGCGGTCTGCAGCGAGGCCGTGGTGCGGACCGCCCACGAGGCGATCCAGCTGCACGGCGGCATCGGCTTCACGTGGGAGCACCCAGCGCACCTCTACCTGCGCCGGGCCCTCGGCGACGAGGGGCTGTTCGGGTCCGCCCGCGACCACCGGTCCCGGCTCGCGTCGCTGCTCGACCTCTGA
- a CDS encoding ATP-binding cassette domain-containing protein, with the protein MSSASTSTSTSTSDLTPIGSAPPPGSSRRPAGRRALDPRWVRAWLLARVVAGPLAAIVVIVMMQSGAIPLYYTFTVALAAVYGILVLSLSLLAHWGGVWSIGHPALLAVGAYSAAWGSGHGWSLEVTALFAMVVCAAFGAFLGFAGSRFSVLYIALLTLAFALVALEVINVWKEVTNGDQGVPIFQFSSTFGEVFAADETALSIVVAVFGVTLAVAELVRRTAVRMRFVASKTHPLAARTVGIAPEMQSALVFAGSAAAAGLGGVMLGLVSGFASPESFSLVLAVNLIAATVLGGTGSLIGAVVGGAFLAWAPSIADGVGVDQPYLVGALLILVLIFLPEGVVPTIASRLDRLTGWTERLRQAALAGQDLSAELVETEVAARDDRVGATEAGERARLLEVRGLGVRYGGLQAVEDVDLELHPGEVLAIIGPNGAGKTTFVNALSGLTGGGKIVGSMTYDGSLELRGRRATRRRRMGLARTFQHAELFDELTVIENVLVVNRRIGRSDRAHAYRLLSSVGLAEVAHRLPSELPFGLQKRVDLARAIAESPRMIVLDEPFGGLDADEREVLAGHIRRLRARGTSVIIIDHVLEDLFAVADRVVAFDFGRLVAEGTPETVLQDPVVRKSYLGEIDGRSTAPAPGSSGELVVRLAGVAHHYGGVRALEGVDVDLHAGAVLGIVGANGAGKSTLGRILHGSLRPSDGTRTEPGKPSISLVPEGRALFKTLSVRENLEVAAYAAGVRGSELRRRLTETTALLPERVRTRMEISAGSLSGGEQQLVAIARALIAEPEVLILDEPALGLSPVMVQEVYGQIEALAARGITTVLLDQSLNRALQSCSEVLVLRQGAVVARGSAAEPGFEARAEEAYFGDETPVETTHEESP; encoded by the coding sequence ATGTCCAGTGCCTCCACCTCCACCTCCACCTCCACCTCCGACCTCACCCCTATCGGATCGGCTCCGCCGCCCGGGTCCTCGCGCCGGCCGGCCGGCCGGCGTGCGCTCGACCCGCGCTGGGTGCGCGCCTGGCTGCTCGCCCGCGTGGTCGCCGGCCCGCTGGCCGCGATCGTCGTGATCGTGATGATGCAGTCGGGAGCCATCCCGCTCTACTACACGTTCACGGTCGCGCTCGCCGCGGTCTACGGGATCCTGGTCCTCTCGCTCAGCCTGCTCGCCCACTGGGGCGGCGTCTGGTCGATCGGCCACCCAGCGCTGCTCGCAGTGGGGGCCTACTCCGCGGCCTGGGGCAGCGGTCATGGGTGGAGCCTCGAGGTGACGGCGCTGTTCGCGATGGTGGTCTGCGCGGCGTTCGGAGCGTTCCTCGGGTTCGCCGGATCGCGGTTCTCGGTGCTCTACATCGCGCTGCTCACCCTGGCGTTCGCGCTGGTCGCCCTCGAGGTCATCAACGTGTGGAAGGAGGTCACCAACGGCGACCAGGGCGTCCCGATCTTTCAGTTCTCGAGCACGTTCGGCGAGGTCTTCGCCGCTGACGAGACGGCGCTGTCCATCGTCGTCGCGGTCTTCGGCGTGACGCTGGCCGTCGCCGAGCTCGTGCGTCGTACGGCGGTCCGGATGCGGTTCGTCGCCTCCAAGACCCACCCCCTGGCGGCTCGGACGGTCGGGATCGCCCCCGAGATGCAGTCTGCTCTCGTGTTCGCAGGCAGCGCCGCTGCCGCCGGGCTCGGCGGCGTGATGCTCGGGCTGGTCTCCGGGTTCGCCAGCCCCGAGTCGTTCTCCCTCGTGCTGGCGGTCAACCTCATCGCCGCCACCGTCCTCGGCGGCACCGGCAGCCTCATCGGTGCGGTCGTCGGGGGCGCGTTCCTGGCCTGGGCGCCGAGCATCGCCGACGGTGTGGGCGTCGACCAGCCCTACCTGGTGGGTGCCCTGCTCATCCTCGTCCTGATCTTCCTGCCCGAGGGTGTCGTGCCCACGATCGCCTCCCGGCTCGACCGGCTCACCGGCTGGACCGAGCGGCTGCGCCAAGCAGCGCTCGCGGGACAGGACCTCTCCGCCGAGCTCGTCGAGACCGAGGTCGCCGCGCGCGACGACCGGGTCGGGGCCACGGAGGCGGGCGAGCGTGCCCGGCTTCTCGAGGTGCGCGGCCTCGGCGTCCGCTATGGCGGCCTCCAGGCGGTCGAGGACGTCGACCTCGAGCTCCACCCCGGCGAGGTGCTCGCCATCATCGGTCCCAACGGTGCCGGCAAGACGACCTTCGTCAACGCCCTGTCCGGTCTGACCGGGGGCGGCAAGATCGTCGGCAGCATGACGTACGACGGAAGCCTCGAGCTGCGTGGTCGCCGCGCCACGCGCCGCCGACGCATGGGGCTTGCCCGGACCTTCCAGCACGCCGAGCTCTTCGACGAGCTCACCGTCATCGAGAACGTCCTCGTGGTCAACCGCCGCATCGGTCGGTCCGACCGCGCCCACGCCTACCGACTGCTGAGCTCGGTCGGCCTGGCCGAGGTCGCGCACCGGCTGCCCTCCGAGCTGCCGTTCGGCCTGCAGAAGCGGGTCGACCTGGCTCGGGCGATCGCCGAGTCGCCCCGCATGATCGTCCTGGACGAGCCCTTCGGCGGCCTCGACGCCGACGAGCGGGAGGTGCTGGCCGGTCACATCCGCCGGCTGCGTGCCCGAGGCACCTCCGTCATCATCATCGACCACGTCCTCGAGGACCTGTTCGCGGTTGCCGACCGCGTGGTGGCCTTCGACTTCGGACGTCTCGTCGCCGAGGGGACCCCCGAGACCGTGCTCCAGGACCCGGTCGTGCGTAAGTCCTACCTCGGCGAGATCGATGGCCGGTCGACGGCCCCGGCTCCCGGATCATCGGGCGAGCTCGTCGTCCGGCTCGCCGGCGTCGCCCACCACTACGGCGGCGTCCGTGCGCTCGAGGGCGTCGACGTCGACCTCCACGCCGGTGCCGTCCTGGGCATCGTCGGAGCCAACGGGGCCGGCAAGAGCACGCTGGGACGCATTCTCCACGGCTCCCTGCGGCCGTCGGACGGCACGCGGACCGAGCCGGGCAAGCCGTCGATCAGCCTGGTCCCCGAGGGGCGGGCGCTGTTCAAGACGCTGTCGGTCCGCGAGAACCTCGAGGTCGCGGCCTACGCCGCCGGCGTCCGGGGCAGCGAGCTGCGCCGTCGGCTCACCGAGACCACCGCGCTCCTGCCGGAGCGGGTCCGCACCCGCATGGAGATCTCCGCTGGCTCTTTGTCGGGTGGCGAGCAACAGCTGGTCGCGATCGCCCGCGCCCTCATCGCTGAGCCAGAGGTGCTCATCCTCGACGAGCCCGCGCTCGGGCTCTCGCCGGTCATGGTGCAAGAGGTCTACGGGCAGATCGAGGCGCTCGCCGCCCGCGGCATCACCACCGTGCTCCTCGACCAGTCCCTGAACCGTGCGCTCCAGTCGTGCTCGGAGGTGCTGGTGCTGCGCCAAGGTGCGGTCGTCGCCCGCGGCAGCGCAGCGGAGCCCGGGTTCGAGGCGCGTGCCGAGGAGGCCTACTTCGGCGACGAGACCCCCGTCGAGACCACCCACGAGGAGAGTCCGTGA
- a CDS encoding branched-chain amino acid ABC transporter permease produces MDQLLITIVSGLANGAVYGLVGLGLVIVFRSTDVMNFAMASMATMAAYVALSLNGAGLVLVLALVAGVGFAAVSGLVVREVLIRPLGEGRLFAALVVTMGFSLIVEHFVSTRWSEQPRSFPRVVDGTLQIGSSRLATQDLVVIVVAGVAMAAVAFLFTRTPLGSAMRAVAESADTAKVLGVDAHKVARIAWMLGLALATLGILLYAPKTGLTPVVMAPVLFRAFAGIFLGGLTSMTGAVVGGLIIGVLDNLAASYVSASFRDTFVFSIAVLVLLVRPQGIFGRQIFERV; encoded by the coding sequence GTGGACCAGCTCCTCATCACGATCGTCAGCGGCCTGGCCAACGGAGCCGTCTACGGCCTGGTGGGTCTCGGCCTCGTCATCGTGTTCAGGTCGACCGACGTCATGAACTTCGCCATGGCGTCGATGGCGACCATGGCGGCCTACGTCGCCCTCTCGCTCAACGGTGCCGGTCTCGTCCTGGTGCTGGCCCTGGTGGCCGGTGTCGGGTTCGCCGCCGTCAGTGGTCTGGTGGTGAGGGAGGTGCTCATCCGCCCCCTCGGCGAGGGCCGCCTGTTCGCCGCCCTCGTGGTGACCATGGGGTTCTCGCTCATCGTCGAGCACTTCGTCAGCACCCGCTGGAGCGAGCAGCCGCGGTCCTTCCCGCGGGTAGTGGACGGGACCCTGCAGATCGGCAGCTCGCGGCTCGCGACCCAGGACCTCGTGGTCATCGTGGTCGCCGGGGTCGCGATGGCGGCCGTGGCGTTCCTCTTCACCCGCACGCCCCTGGGCTCGGCGATGCGGGCGGTCGCGGAGTCCGCGGACACGGCCAAGGTGCTCGGGGTCGATGCCCACAAGGTGGCCCGCATCGCCTGGATGCTGGGGCTCGCGCTCGCTACGCTCGGCATCCTGCTCTACGCCCCCAAGACCGGCCTGACCCCGGTCGTGATGGCCCCGGTGCTCTTCCGGGCCTTCGCAGGCATCTTCTTGGGAGGACTGACCAGCATGACCGGGGCGGTCGTCGGCGGACTCATCATCGGCGTCCTGGACAACCTCGCCGCGTCGTACGTCTCAGCGAGCTTCCGCGACACGTTCGTCTTCTCCATCGCCGTCCTGGTCCTGCTGGTTCGTCCGCAGGGCATCTTCGGACGCCAGATCTTCGAGAGGGTGTGA
- a CDS encoding nuclear transport factor 2 family protein, which yields MIHDQLHLTRYYAAIDRGDLDEASSMLHPRVAFAIHLPAGVRRGSTREELIGYLTGRGDVVRRHDALRASADGDLETVYGAVVDDGTRTTGHFLAGVRVDPDGLIAAYHVSFDTELFLLEGADSLTDSSTDREVDA from the coding sequence GTGATTCATGACCAGCTTCACCTGACCCGCTACTACGCCGCCATCGACCGCGGCGATCTCGACGAGGCGTCCTCGATGCTCCACCCCAGAGTCGCCTTCGCCATCCATCTCCCGGCCGGTGTCCGCCGCGGATCGACCCGCGAGGAGCTGATCGGCTACCTCACCGGCCGTGGCGACGTCGTACGCCGTCACGACGCCCTCCGCGCGTCAGCCGATGGCGACCTCGAGACGGTCTACGGCGCGGTGGTCGACGACGGGACCCGCACGACCGGCCACTTCCTGGCGGGAGTGCGGGTCGACCCCGACGGCCTCATCGCCGCCTACCACGTCTCGTTCGACACCGAGCTCTTCCTCCTGGAGGGCGCCGACAGCCTCACCGACAGCTCCACCGACCGGGAGGTCGACGCATGA
- a CDS encoding 1,4-dihydroxy-2-naphthoyl-CoA synthase → MSAIEGVSQTFDPGAWDVVPGFEDLTDLTYHRAKAHGTVRIAFDRPDVLNAFRPHTVDELLRVLEHARISSDVGCVLLTGNGPSDKNGKWAFCTGGDQRIRGRTGYQYAEGETADTVDKAKLGRLHILECQRLIRFMPKVVVCVVPGWTAGGGHSLHVVCDLTIASAEEARFKQTDADVGSFDGGFGSAYLARQVGQKFAREIFFLGQEYSAEDGVRMGAVNKAVPHAELEATALEWGRLINGKSPTAQRMLKYSFNLIDDGLVGQQLFAGETTRLAYMTDEAAEGRDQFLEKRDPDWSEYPWYY, encoded by the coding sequence ATGAGCGCCATCGAGGGTGTGTCCCAGACGTTCGACCCGGGGGCGTGGGACGTCGTCCCCGGTTTCGAGGACCTCACCGACCTGACCTACCACCGTGCCAAGGCGCACGGCACGGTCCGGATCGCCTTCGACCGCCCCGACGTCCTCAACGCGTTCCGGCCGCACACCGTCGACGAGCTGCTGCGCGTCCTCGAGCACGCGCGGATCTCGTCCGACGTCGGCTGCGTCCTCCTCACCGGCAACGGCCCGAGCGACAAGAACGGCAAGTGGGCGTTCTGCACCGGCGGCGACCAGCGAATCCGCGGCCGCACGGGCTACCAGTACGCCGAGGGCGAGACCGCCGACACCGTCGACAAGGCCAAGCTCGGCCGGCTGCACATCCTGGAGTGCCAGCGGCTGATCCGCTTCATGCCCAAGGTCGTCGTCTGCGTCGTGCCCGGCTGGACCGCCGGCGGCGGCCACTCGCTGCACGTCGTGTGCGACCTGACGATCGCCAGCGCCGAGGAGGCACGGTTCAAGCAGACCGACGCCGACGTGGGGTCCTTCGACGGCGGGTTCGGGTCGGCGTACCTCGCGCGCCAGGTCGGCCAGAAGTTCGCCCGCGAGATCTTCTTCCTCGGCCAGGAGTACTCCGCGGAGGACGGCGTCCGGATGGGCGCGGTCAACAAGGCCGTCCCGCACGCCGAGCTCGAGGCGACCGCGCTGGAGTGGGGCCGGCTCATCAACGGCAAGTCCCCGACCGCGCAGCGGATGCTGAAGTACTCCTTCAACCTGATCGACGACGGCCTGGTCGGCCAGCAGCTGTTCGCCGGCGAGACCACCCGCCTGGCCTACATGACCGACGAGGCCGCCGAGGGGCGCGACCAGTTCCTGGAGAAGCGCGACCCGGACTGGTCCGAGTACCCCTGGTACTACTGA
- a CDS encoding nitroreductase family deazaflavin-dependent oxidoreductase, with protein sequence MTLEGEYEPSPSEWVRNQVETYEATGGREANTLPDHPEWPIVVITSKGVKSGKLRKNPVMRVEKDGVYAAVASKGGDPEHPTWYHNFIAHPEVELQDGPEPHTYRARVAEGEERAEWWERCVAQYSPYAEYQEKTDREIPVFLLERL encoded by the coding sequence ATGACTCTTGAAGGCGAGTACGAGCCCAGCCCCAGCGAGTGGGTCCGCAACCAGGTGGAGACCTACGAGGCCACCGGGGGCCGCGAGGCCAACACCCTCCCGGACCACCCCGAGTGGCCCATCGTGGTCATCACGTCGAAGGGCGTGAAGTCCGGCAAGCTCCGCAAGAACCCCGTGATGCGGGTCGAGAAGGACGGCGTCTACGCCGCCGTCGCCAGCAAGGGCGGCGACCCGGAGCACCCCACCTGGTACCACAACTTCATCGCCCACCCCGAGGTCGAGCTGCAGGACGGCCCCGAGCCCCACACCTACCGCGCCCGGGTCGCCGAGGGCGAGGAGCGGGCCGAGTGGTGGGAGCGGTGCGTGGCGCAGTACTCCCCCTACGCGGAGTACCAGGAGAAGACCGACCGCGAGATCCCGGTCTTCCTGCTCGAGCGGCTCTGA
- a CDS encoding ACT domain-containing protein gives MPFLLRVELPDVPGSLGRLATAIGEAGGDIEAIEIVEKRLDGTALDDVLLDTEPGIMPDSIVSACNGLDGVRVVWISRYASGGLVLDLEAVEELTSEPDNALDKLVELLPRTFRVDWAARLHRGKGTVHRTGAAPDDLQFVEIERPMRLEVDDGTAGETLHAGARVDGNEIVIVARRGGPEFLDSEVARLGHLAGLAASISRG, from the coding sequence ATGCCGTTCCTGCTGCGTGTCGAGCTGCCCGACGTCCCGGGGTCCCTGGGACGGCTGGCGACGGCGATCGGTGAGGCGGGCGGCGACATCGAGGCCATCGAGATCGTCGAGAAGCGTCTCGACGGCACCGCCCTCGACGACGTCCTGCTCGACACCGAGCCCGGCATCATGCCCGACTCGATCGTCTCGGCCTGCAACGGCCTCGACGGCGTCCGGGTGGTGTGGATCAGCCGCTACGCCTCGGGCGGGCTGGTCCTCGACCTCGAGGCCGTCGAGGAGCTGACCTCCGAGCCCGACAACGCCCTCGACAAGCTGGTCGAGCTGCTGCCGCGCACCTTCCGCGTCGACTGGGCCGCGCGCCTGCACCGCGGCAAGGGCACGGTGCACCGCACCGGCGCCGCCCCCGACGACCTGCAGTTCGTCGAGATCGAGCGGCCCATGCGCCTCGAGGTCGACGACGGCACCGCCGGCGAGACCCTCCACGCCGGGGCCCGGGTCGACGGCAACGAGATCGTCATCGTCGCCCGCCGCGGCGGCCCCGAGTTCCTCGACTCCGAGGTCGCCCGCCTGGGCCACCTCGCCGGCCTCGCCGCCTCGATCTCCCGCGGCTGA
- the recD gene encoding exodeoxyribonuclease V subunit alpha — MTTSLPEPWPDHDRRLAAGATGLLAAFNAAGVLEAGDVHVAARVGDLGGEPDERVLLAVALAVRGVRHGSVCVDLTTVADLAGDLPWPEPAGWVAAVAASPLVAAGVVHLEATLVYLDRYHRLELQVCDDLLTRLDATAPAVDEAALEAALARVRGEHFSPEQERAAVQAVRQTTTVLTGGPGTGKTTTVARMLVLLADQARVRGERLSIALAAPTGKAATRLQEAVLGELTRLDPADRDLVGRPEALTLHRLLGWRPDNTTRFRHDRHNRLKYDLVVVDECSMVELTMMGRLLEAVRPQSRLVLVGDRYQLTPVGAGAVLSDVVTGYEDAVDSPVASLTENHRSTPDIKALAAALREGDPDEVVAVLRRGGPEVEFVETDDPGPALHDDALASALATRHAAEAGDARAALAALDRHRLLCAHREGPYGVRHWNRQVERWLAEATGVPIYGEWYVGRPILVTSNDYALEVYNGETGAAVLGPDGRLRAWVSGSERLRDYAPGRLDAVETMHAMTIHKSQGSQAERVTVLLPDASSRLLTRELFYTAVTRAQEHVRVVGSEAAVRAAVRQQAQRASGLSARLSRAQTTDRHADQRNSGETDGG; from the coding sequence ATGACGACCAGCCTCCCCGAGCCCTGGCCCGACCACGACCGCCGGCTCGCCGCCGGGGCGACCGGCCTGCTCGCGGCCTTCAACGCCGCCGGCGTGCTCGAGGCCGGTGACGTCCACGTGGCGGCCCGCGTCGGCGACCTCGGCGGCGAGCCCGACGAGCGGGTGCTGCTCGCCGTGGCGCTGGCCGTGCGCGGGGTGCGCCACGGCTCGGTCTGCGTCGACCTCACCACGGTGGCCGACCTCGCCGGCGACCTGCCCTGGCCCGAGCCCGCGGGATGGGTCGCGGCGGTGGCCGCCTCGCCCCTGGTCGCCGCGGGTGTGGTGCACCTGGAGGCCACGCTCGTCTACCTCGACCGCTACCACCGCCTCGAGCTGCAGGTCTGCGACGACCTGCTCACCCGGCTCGACGCGACCGCGCCCGCGGTCGACGAGGCCGCGCTCGAGGCCGCGCTGGCGCGGGTCCGCGGCGAGCACTTCAGTCCCGAGCAGGAGCGGGCGGCCGTCCAGGCCGTGCGGCAGACGACGACCGTCCTCACCGGTGGCCCCGGCACCGGCAAGACCACCACCGTCGCGCGGATGCTCGTGCTCCTCGCCGACCAGGCCCGGGTGCGCGGTGAGCGGCTGTCGATCGCGCTCGCCGCGCCCACCGGCAAGGCCGCGACCCGACTGCAGGAGGCCGTCCTCGGCGAGCTGACCCGCCTCGACCCCGCCGACCGCGACCTCGTCGGCCGTCCCGAGGCGCTCACGCTCCACCGCCTGCTGGGGTGGCGACCCGACAACACCACCCGGTTCCGCCACGACCGCCACAACCGGCTCAAGTACGACCTCGTCGTCGTCGACGAGTGCTCCATGGTCGAGCTGACCATGATGGGCCGGCTGCTCGAGGCGGTGCGTCCCCAGTCGCGGCTGGTACTGGTGGGTGACCGCTACCAGCTCACGCCCGTCGGCGCCGGGGCCGTGCTGTCAGACGTCGTCACCGGCTACGAGGACGCCGTCGACTCGCCGGTGGCCTCCCTGACCGAGAACCACCGCTCGACCCCCGACATCAAGGCCCTCGCCGCCGCGCTGCGCGAGGGCGACCCCGACGAGGTCGTGGCCGTGCTGCGCCGAGGCGGCCCCGAGGTCGAGTTCGTCGAGACCGACGACCCGGGCCCCGCGCTCCACGACGACGCCCTCGCCTCGGCGCTGGCGACCCGCCACGCGGCCGAGGCCGGCGACGCCCGAGCCGCCCTGGCCGCCCTCGACCGGCACCGGCTGCTGTGCGCCCATCGCGAGGGCCCCTACGGCGTACGCCACTGGAACCGGCAGGTCGAGCGCTGGCTCGCCGAGGCGACCGGCGTCCCGATCTACGGCGAGTGGTACGTCGGACGCCCGATCCTGGTGACCAGCAACGACTACGCCCTCGAGGTCTACAACGGCGAGACCGGCGCCGCCGTGCTCGGGCCCGACGGTCGGCTGCGTGCCTGGGTGTCCGGCTCCGAGCGGCTGCGCGACTACGCCCCCGGGCGCCTCGACGCCGTCGAGACGATGCACGCCATGACCATCCACAAGAGCCAGGGCAGCCAGGCCGAGCGCGTCACGGTGCTGCTGCCCGACGCGTCGTCGCGGCTGCTGACGCGTGAGCTGTTCTACACCGCGGTCACCCGCGCCCAGGAGCACGTGCGGGTGGTCGGCTCCGAGGCCGCGGTGCGCGCCGCCGTACGCCAGCAGGCCCAGCGTGCGTCGGGCCTGTCGGCTCGGCTCTCGCGGGCCCAGACGACCGACCGCCACGCGGACCAGCGCAACAGCGGCGAAACCGACGGCGGTTAG